Below is a genomic region from Erigeron canadensis isolate Cc75 chromosome 7, C_canadensis_v1, whole genome shotgun sequence.
caagaaggttttggagcttctaacaccttctgatcttcactcttggtctagatctttcatctttatttactttatattatcgAACAATgcctttcatctttttagacttttttattcctttaataatgctaggctagtaggctgaatacttgtttggattgatgtgatcatgtagacgcttattgtttttcTGTGTTTGTTTaaattctgttggagtgtgctttactattgtagatccatgtttattagtaattcatgttgctattagttttatatctgaacatattagtttaattctgatggttgtctatgatcatacactaggactaatatgctaggacagaacaCGACTAGttggtctataactagaagtaaaaagtgattcacttatagcagagggatccagaaccatagtaactaggatgaattgaacatgaagcttaacaatgccagacgcgatcctttaacttggaaacgagcactgtagTCACCgaagggaattatatctggtcatggcttaagagctaggtaattaaaagatgaattagtaacacaaactttaggccgttcattaatgcttaaaactAGGCaaggtgaatctaacgagaatccgaaccgtgattaagtttccaacatgctaacaaaccagtaggacAGTATTTTGGTCGCACCATGAGATCGAAGATGCCaaataagtattttaatttaattactgttatttgctttttcaaactACTTTCAAATTAGCCTTTCGCTGCAAAGCGTGTGGTTAGATTTAATTTACTGtttaaaagtattagtttattaggagttagtgacaaacccccaaacaaactagaattacacgtactactagattaggtaaagcaacgcgttcctgcgaacgatcctgtaacttaccactaggctatattacactgaccgggttctctgatcgttatgtgtgtgttaggttagatagttacttgtacaacataaatttaaagaaaagaataaaacaCACCCATCAAGTCTTTTGGCACCGTTGCCGGGGAAGCGACACATTCTTGGTTTAGTAGTTTAGTTCGACCCTACTTTGTGTTTCGGCATGAAGTAGTTATTTTTCAGTGCTTAGTTAAATTaattaggtcaaattaggttaaGTGTTAAAATAGGTTAAAATTAGGGTTAGCTTAATTAGtttgcattttcatttttctttaaaatcaaaaatccaaaaaatattttcattttcatttttagtttaagtagtttaatttagtttttcattttagctttatattggtgcgttgatctttttcttgagttttgcAGGATATTTAGGTAGTTGATGCATTTGAGATCCGGAACAGTTTTAAGACGCAGCTCGACAAGCCTAAGTAGACTCAGACAGTCAGACGTAGGACAAGGTTTAAAAGATCAGCATCACTTCCCGTGGGTAATTTAAAACACCTTTTCAACTTAGAAGACCCCGTAGGAACAACCGAAACCATGTCTCAACCCAATTCCCCTACAGGTGTAGTTGACGATTTCGACCGACCGATGATGGAAAGGACGGGAGTCGTAGCACCGACGCCAGGATCGGCTATAGTCTTACCCAACTTAGGAGATTCGTTTTCAGTCAAAGGACACCACCTTAAGTTAATTCTGGATAACCAGTCAGACGACCGAGCTAATTCCGACCTTCATAAGCATGTAAGCAAGTTCACCAGTTTgtgcaaaatgttcaaataCGGAGGAAATGTCACCGATGACAATGTGCAACTTAGCTTATTCCCGTCGTCTCTCACCGGAGAGGCACGTGCTTGGTTCGATGAGCTCGATGAAGGTACCATCACTACATGGAATCAACTACGCGAGGAGTTTGTTTCGCGATTCTTTCCCCTGAGTTTAGCTAGGAAAATGCTTCGAGACATCAAAGCTTTCAAGCAAGACGAAGGAGAATCACTAGTTGTTGCATGGAAAAGGCTTAGGGAAATGATCAGAAACTGTCACGGGAATGGACTTAGCAATGATGAAATCATGGAAATCTTCTTCTATGGATTAACAAAGAGTTCCCAAAAGGATTTAGACCTAGCCGGCGGTGGTAACTTTTTGTACAAGACTACAAATGCCGCGTACAAAATGATGGAGGATATGGTGCAAGCTAGCTTAGCTCGAGATATGGATGATAAGGATCGAGAGAGGAAGCCGAAAAGAACCGTGGCTAGCATCGAGAGCAGCTCCGACAATGAGGTAATTCATGAACTTAAAGCTTTATCTAACCGTTTTTCTACTTTTGAAGATAGGTTGGACATTATGGACAAAGACCTTAAGGTGATTGCACACGGGTGCAACAATTGCGGAGGAATGCACTATACCGAAGATTGTGAAGAGGATTCTACCGAGCAAGTCAATTTGTCCAGAACCACTACCGAGGAGGCTTTCAACGAGGACTATTTCAAAGAAATCCCGGTAATTCTATCTTTAATGCAAACTATTCTAGAAATAATTATGGTTTTTTTCAAAATAGGTGGCAAAGGAGTAATGGTCAACCCGAGCAACAAAAGGTGGAAAATAAAGTCAAGGAGGATCCGATTGCCAAGCTTACCAATATGATGGAGAGGTACATGGACATGAATGACAAAAGGCATGACTCCTTGGCAAGCTACACGAAGTCGCTCAATGAGAAAATAAGCAATCTCGATCAAAAGGTTGACGAAGGAGCAAGAATTCAACAAGCCGCAATCAAAGAGCTAGAAAGGAGGATAGATAGATGGATTGAGCAGAATACAAGGAAGGAGAGCAGTCCAACGCCAAGGCCGATCTTGCAAGGAATCTCAAGCTCAAACCCTAGCTCGAGTCAAAAGTACCAACCAACAATCGGGCGAAATGAGAATGTGAACGCCGTGTTCACAGAAGGTAATGACTCCACTGTGGTTTCTAATGATTCTTGTGAAAGTTCCAATCAGGTACACGTCATACGGAAGCAAAATGGGGATGAAACGGACAAAAAGGAAATTCTGGAATCTGTCCAGAACCCACCAGCGCCGTTGGAAGCCCTACAGGAAACAACCAGTGCCGCTGGTGACCCTCCAGGTTACCAACCAACGCCGCTTGCTCCTCGCCAGCGCCGCTCCTGATTCCGTCAGTTCAGATTCGCGAAAAGCTTCGTTTTCAAAAGAAGACCTAGGTATCTAGCTCGCATCCAAATGCAAAATGAAGGATGGAGATGATTCAGACAGAAGTGAAGAAGTTCAAAATCCCGACACACCGGATGACGGGAAGCAGCTACCGCAAGCAAATGAAGATCCAGGAAGTTTTCTTATCCCTTTCACTATTAATAAAGAATATTTTTCGAATGCATTAGCTGATTTAGGGTCAAGTATTAATGTTATGCCCGCTGTTATTTATGAGAAACTTACCCTCTGTTTGCTAAAACCCGCCAACATGAGCATTCGATTAGCCGATTAGACTTACCAACAACCTAAGGGGATTGTCGAACGAGTCCATGTTAGGGTTAAGGATTTAGACTTTTGGACTGAGTTTGTTATGCTTGATTCGGTAGATGAAATAGTTACACCCCTAATTTTAGGTCGACAATTTCTGCATATTGCTGATATAACCATCCATGTTCTTAAGCGAGAAATATCACTGTCTGATGGTAGAAAAAGGATCAAAGTGTCAGACCTCGATAAAGAAGTTGAACCGATCAAAGAAGAATGTCTTAGTATGGAAATAAGCAATGATGGTCAAAACCCTAGTGAACAAACCGTGGAAAGAAAATATGAGAATAAAATATCTTATGAATGCTTTAAGAACCTAAGGAAGAAGAAGGAGATCATAGAAGAACAATTAAGGAAGGGGAGAGAAGTAGCTAATAGGATTAGAAAAATCTTAGGGAACATGAAGTGGGAGGAACGTGTAGCTGACCTTGAAAGAGATAAAGTAAATGAAATAATGACTAGAGAACCTAATGGTAAGTTTTATGGAGACCCTAGCATATTTCAAATTCCCAGCTACATAAACTCCATCTGTTTTGAAAATGCCTACATAGACTTTAGGTCCACCTCTAACATCTTACCCATAAGAATTCACGATAACCTTGTAAGGAGTTGTGAGAATAAGGTTAAACGAGAAGAATTAGAATTTAGGTTAGTAGGGGGAGCAAAGGTTTTAACCAAATTCTTCGTTAGAGACCTGGTCATTAGTATAGAAGGATTAGATATCCCAGTCGATCGAATCATCATCTTAGGATGATTCGTTCGCGACTTCTATATAGTCGAAGATGATTCGATGACACAGGATCATATCATCTTAGGACAACCGTTTTTGCTTTTGGTAGGATCATCAGTAAATGTGAAAGCAAAGAAGATGACCATGACCTTAGGGTACAACCAAGTAGTTATCACCAAGGAAGACATTAGTGAATCAAACCCATTTGGAACTAAGTGCAAAACTACCCTCTGCGGTACATAGAGTCATAGACAGTCTGGAAACtcaagataaccaaaaactaaacctTGTACAGTTATCGCAAATAAAGAATGTGGATTTCAGACAATTTAGTTACCACATTCTATCCCAAAGGTGGTGGgacaaagaaaaaaagtagCTAACAGGTCCAACAGATTGAATAGTTGCCAAAAGTGTATCCATAACTCACGTCGATTATCAAGTTGCTTTTTGTTACCTTGAAAAAAGCCttgtaaattttataaatataatagatgcttgaacaagaaaagttttaaaaagaagCACAAATGTGAGTTAGAGTCAATCAAAACCGACCCCTTTCATTGATATGTATCATTTTCTGGTGCGTAATGAAATAGGTCGGTTTTGATTGACTCTAACTCACATTTGTGCctctttttaaaacttttcttgttcaagcatctattatatttataaaatttacaaGGGTTTTTTCAAGGTAACAAAAAGCAACTTGATAATCGACATGAGTTATGGATACACTTTTGGCAACTATTCAATCTGTTGGACCTGTTAGctactttttttctttgtcCCACCACCTTTGGGATAGAATGTGGTAACTAAATTGTCTGAAATCCACATTCTTTATTTGCAATAACTGTACAaggtttagtttttggttatcttgaGTTTCCAGACTGTCTATGACTCTATGTACCGCAGAGGGTAGTTTTGCACTTAGTTCCAAATGGGTTTGATTCACTAATGTCTTCCTTGGTGATAACTACTTGGTTGTACCCTAAGGTCATGGTCATCTTCTTTGCTTTCACATTAACTGATGATCCTACCGAAAGCAAAAACGGCTGTCCTAAGATGATATGATCCTGTGTCATCGAATCATCTTCGACTATATAGAAGTCGCGAACAAATCATCGTAAGATGATGATTCGATCGGCTGGGATATCTAATCCTTCTATACTAATGACCAGGTCTCTAACGAAGAATTTGGTTAAAACCTTTGCTCCCCCTACTAACCTAAATTCTAATTCTTCTCGTTTATAATCAATTTGTTGTTGAATAATGTCAATCCATATATGTGAATCTAGTTATGCAAAACATatttaaagagaaaaagaaaagaaagacgCTTTAACCTCtaacaaaatcacaaaaaaaGACCATACATTAAAACACAAAGTTTTCTCAAGATGACCCGTTTTGGTTGAGTTTCTCCTATTGTTATTTGTTTGGTTTCTCTAACTCGAAACTATCATACTAGAAGATGCCAATTTGAGAAAAATGgaaaaatttgttttgattagtCATTTTGTGCAGCCATGGTAGACTTGATGTGTTCACCATTGAATCATAGTGATTACGGATATGTTGTTCAAGATGATCTCACAGAGATGAATTTTCAATTGCAGTCTTTTTAAGGGAGATGAGTTAAATTCATTTCTAACTCATAGACTAAATGCAATCTCATTTCGGTAAACATATATTAGTCGGAAGAGGCAAAGATACTCACATGTTGTATAGAATAAAAAAGCTCCATAACACAATCTAAGGAACTTCATAGAGATTCCAACAAAGCAACAATAGAACGATATTAACTGGGGTGTATGGATTTCAGGCTCCAAACACAAGCATACAAACCGACAAAAACTCAGGTCCACGGTTGGGGGATGATGAAATGTAACTTATATTTGGAGAAACCATGTTGGAAAATAAAGAGAGGTTAGAATGTTTCGGGGTTCTGGACTTAAAAAACAAGACTCAATGACAATTCTTTTCCAAGAGTGGAAGAACCATGTAGAGGGTATGCCTTTCACCCAATCTCTTCTAGCTTAGCCACAATTACCATAGAAAGTCAAACAATTCTGGTTATTTGAAAAGCTTAATGGTCAATAATGACATTTCATAATTATGGTTagatcttttttttaattactattCATCATGTTTTAGCCCGAAATTAAATTTCTTACTTTTAGAGATTATCTTTTTGTTACATGAGTACTTCACTAATTCTGATTATCTTTATCTTAAGACTGATCTTTAAATCCTCTAATGAGAGACATAACCAGTTAACCGCCACAAGGTGAGACGTCCTAATATTTTAATAAGACCAGATAAAAATCTTGAGGAGGCCAAAAAAAGGTTAGGAAACGGTCACAGGGATACCCCGTTTAGGGCATTCACATTCTTACAACTAAACAATACCTTCAAATAGCAAACATgtagaaaattttgaaatgggccaaaatgaaaaaaatgataaatcacaAAGACCATTTATGCaaattattataactaaaataattttaGCCAAATATACTTGACatgaaaaatcatcaaaataagaaataatGTTTCGGGTCAATCCGGCCCGACGCATTGagcttaaaaaaataatgataaccCTTTAGCATGTTACGTAagccacccattttgccacctaaTACTTTCATAAAAAGGAAGTAGCGCAATAGCATCATACCTTCATAACCTTTTCCAACATCTTCATGCGGCGGTCACAAGGAGCAACTCTTACCTTTTTCTTAGGTTTTTTGCAGAGGTCAAGAGCACCAATTTTGCGATCTACAAACTTCATAAAATATATCAAGCATGAGTGGGACAGATTAATAGCAACAGCAGTAGATAGCTATTTAAACACATTTGCTTGTGAATGGGCGGGGTTAGGTTATGAATTACATCCCAAACAAGTcgaattaaaaaataacaactttGAGGTGAAGGAAAAAGGCATTCCATTAGAACACGGAGAAAGTTGCCAAAGATCTATTAAAAAGCTAACAAAATCCTAGAAATCATTCTATGCAAATACTCACATCATTAGTGCAGAAAACCGTTATAGTGATATTAGATGAAACCCATTTTTTGACTTCTTACCCATCCTGCCCAACCCACCTATCTTCCCACCTTTACATACGGAATTATGTTTAATACTTTAATGTAGATGAAATAAGATTCTTATGTAACAGAAAAATCTGTACTTTGTTTTTGCAAATCAGGTCGGTTAAGATCATTTTCCCCATTGCCATCGCCATTTTGGCTTTGCttaaaacaagaaaaagttGTAACAcgtgatatttttttttccaaacaacCTCCTTGGGCCCCGATTCCAGAGAGTACTTCAAAGGATTTCATGCACGTAAAATTTTCACATGTTAAATGTAAGTATTATTACCATGGTATTGGCCTAACTAAAGGAAATGTACATACTATATAGTAATTGGGGGGAAAGAAACCAACTTAAATTAGTTGTTATTTTGTCATTGGTGttaaacttaaaaagaaaagaaaaaagatcaaggccatatatatttaaattagttgtttgtgtaagttatttataaatttattgtatgagccatatgatgcaaATAGACAGGGTCGGTCCTGAGTTATCAGATGCTCAGGGCACGGTAGTCAAAATTTTGCCCGTACTAAAATTTTGTAGGCAAACAACATATAGGTTTGAGCTCATTTAAACACCAATTCTCATAAAATAAAGAATtatcattttgtatttttcctacaaaatatgaataataaaaaaaaggtttacaTGATATCTTTAATTTAGTTCTCTAAGACACTTAAGTTAGATATAAGTATAactaactattatatatatatatatatatatatatatggggatgggaatataaggctgtcgggtatctaagcttaggtgtggaacactcacatattttttttttaatccataaaaatcatgggggcccatgcatttattcattaaacaagaaataataaaatattagtatgtgaggggttccacacctaagcttaggtgccggacagtcttatattccctttgccatatatatatatatatatatgagagagatcaaataagaaggtgttttaaggagagaagggagagaaggtcttatgaaccaatcagaacgtgacatgtggatttaaaaaaaaaacgcggtgacatttttgtaaataaatcaaacttttgtcagcctgggtcagcttgggttatgatcagcttggtttgttagcttggttgggtaagcttggtcagcttggttggtcagcttgggttctgatcagcttgggttctgatcatcTTGGTTAGTCaacttggtcagcttggttgggtcagattagtcagcctgggttatgggtcagcttggtcagcctggaatctaggtcagcttgggatctacatttgtgtagattatgtgtagttttgtgtcaagctgacccaacccaagctaaacaagttgacccaacctgacccagaccccaagctaacccaacccagccctaagctgatccaaaacccattatctacatttgtgtagattaatctacatttgtgtagattaatctacatttgtgtagattgtgttaagctgacccaacccaagctaaccaagctgacccaatctgaCCTAACCAGAACCagaccccaagttgacccaacctgaccccaaactgacccaaaatccataatctacatttgtgtagattaatctacat
It encodes:
- the LOC122607119 gene encoding uncharacterized protein LOC122607119, which produces MSQPNSPTGVVDDFDRPMMERTGVVAPTPGSAIVLPNLGDSFSVKGHHLKLILDNQSDDRANSDLHKHVSKFTSLCKMFKYGGNVTDDNVQLSLFPSSLTGEARAWFDELDEGTITTWNQLREEFVSRFFPLSLARKMLRDIKAFKQDEGESLVVAWKRLREMIRNCHGNGLSNDEIMEIFFYGLTKSSQKDLDLAGGGNFLYKTTNAAYKMMEDMVQASLARDMDDKDRERKPKRTVASIESSSDNEVIHELKALSNRFSTFEDRLDIMDKDLKVIAHGCNNCGGMHYTEDCEEDSTEQVNLSRTTTEEAFNEDYFKEIPVILSLMWQRSNGQPEQQKVENKVKEDPIAKLTNMMERYMDMNDKRHDSLASYTKSLNEKISNLDQKVDEGARIQQAAIKELERRIDRWIEQNTRKESSPTPRPILQGISSSNPSSSQKYQPTIGRNENVNAVFTEGNDSTVVSNDSCESSNQVHVIRKQNGDETDKKEILESVQNPPAPLEALQETTSAAGDPPGYQPTPLAPRQRRS